From a single Paenibacillus sp. FSL W8-0426 genomic region:
- a CDS encoding ArsR family transcriptional regulator: protein MMKTNGDLKYMLLYEALASEVRWRIMDLISDGEMNVKDIADRLELSPSIVTMHVRKLEQAELIGSRRIRLNGGTHKMCFLKQKSIEIELPSARSVRDIVKEQTISVGHYTAFEVHPTCGLGTHEKEIGVWDDPRYFLDPERVHAAILWFGRGYVEYKTPNYLLPAETADAIEISMEIASEAPGLRDDWPSDITFAFNGVRLGTWTSPADFGRAARGKYTPPWWHRNVNQYGLLKTIRIDHAGTYMDGEWMSNITIRDVKLEELFWTLRFSVEEHAANVGGLTLYGAGFGNHNQDIVIRTIQKKDTLL from the coding sequence ATAATGAAAACAAATGGAGATTTGAAATACATGCTGTTATATGAAGCATTGGCAAGCGAAGTGCGGTGGAGGATCATGGACCTCATCTCCGATGGCGAAATGAATGTCAAGGATATCGCCGACAGGCTGGAGCTTAGTCCTTCCATCGTGACAATGCACGTACGGAAACTGGAGCAAGCCGAGCTCATCGGCAGCCGAAGAATTCGGCTCAACGGCGGAACGCATAAAATGTGTTTCCTGAAGCAGAAATCGATCGAGATCGAACTGCCGTCAGCCAGATCAGTCAGGGATATCGTGAAGGAACAGACGATTTCGGTAGGGCATTATACGGCTTTTGAGGTGCATCCGACTTGCGGGCTCGGGACTCATGAGAAGGAAATCGGAGTATGGGACGATCCCCGGTACTTCCTTGATCCCGAACGTGTTCACGCGGCCATTTTATGGTTTGGCAGAGGATATGTCGAATATAAAACGCCTAATTACTTGCTGCCCGCGGAGACGGCCGACGCCATTGAAATTTCGATGGAAATCGCTTCCGAGGCGCCGGGATTGAGGGATGATTGGCCATCCGACATTACGTTTGCGTTTAATGGAGTGCGACTTGGAACCTGGACCAGTCCTGCCGATTTCGGCAGAGCTGCCCGCGGAAAATATACGCCCCCATGGTGGCATAGAAACGTGAACCAGTACGGATTGTTGAAAACGATTCGAATCGATCATGCGGGAACGTATATGGATGGCGAGTGGATGTCCAACATAACGATCAGAGACGTCAAGCTCGAAGAGTTATTCTGGACGCTTCGTTTTTCCGTCGAGGAGCATGCCGCAAATGTGGGCGGGTTAACGTTGTATGGGGCCGGTTTCGGAAACCATAATCAAGATATCGTCATCCGAACGATCCAGAAAAAAGATACGCTTTTATGA
- a CDS encoding ISL3 family transposase translates to MIEEIHMDRLNLSKFNILSISEKEFDFLIQVVTNSPPLACPHCGCIANLYKHDSREQVCMDLPIHGKRVGLLIKRQRYRCRDCNRTFWEHLDHTIDEKRNCTKRLLSYIEKQSLKRTFVSISEEVGLHEKTIRNIFRDYINRLKETHRYETPHWLGIGEIHIIKPRCVLTNIEERTLLDVLPNRNKETVVDYLLRLPNIGGIRYVTMNMWQPYKDAVRAILPKALVIVDKFHVVRLANQALETIRKQILEGLSPKARRKLMHDRFILLKRHIELTETDKITLDLWTKNHPPLGTAYDLKESFLDIWDCDNRQTAFLKYNEWKVKIPTELQSAFEPLTMAMKYWEEEIFACFEHRISDAYTESLNSLIRVINHLGRGYSFEALRAKILFTEELKKQRMPKYQRRFDSYDLREDNFPMFNMPPIEVVREPEEIIFLGVDFSTLIEKLEKDQL, encoded by the coding sequence ATGATAGAAGAAATTCATATGGATCGTCTGAATCTTTCAAAATTCAACATCCTGAGTATTAGTGAGAAGGAATTTGATTTTCTAATACAAGTGGTGACGAACTCTCCACCTTTGGCTTGCCCTCATTGTGGATGTATAGCCAACCTCTACAAACACGATAGCAGGGAACAGGTCTGCATGGACCTACCTATTCACGGCAAGCGTGTAGGCCTTCTTATAAAACGTCAAAGATATCGCTGTAGAGACTGCAATCGAACCTTTTGGGAACACTTAGACCACACCATAGACGAAAAGCGAAACTGCACCAAACGATTATTGTCTTATATAGAGAAGCAAAGCCTTAAACGCACGTTTGTCAGCATATCCGAAGAGGTTGGATTGCATGAAAAAACGATACGTAACATCTTTCGTGATTACATCAATCGTCTTAAAGAAACGCATCGATATGAAACTCCTCATTGGCTTGGGATTGGCGAAATACACATCATTAAGCCAAGATGTGTTTTAACCAACATTGAGGAACGTACTTTGTTGGATGTTTTGCCCAATCGTAACAAGGAGACCGTTGTAGATTACCTCTTGCGTCTTCCAAATATAGGGGGAATCCGATACGTCACAATGAATATGTGGCAACCTTATAAGGATGCCGTGAGGGCTATATTGCCAAAAGCTCTTGTCATCGTAGATAAATTTCACGTTGTCCGTTTGGCAAACCAAGCGTTAGAAACCATACGTAAGCAGATCCTTGAAGGATTATCGCCAAAAGCACGCCGCAAGCTGATGCACGACCGTTTTATCCTCCTCAAACGCCATATAGAGCTTACAGAGACGGATAAAATTACGCTTGACCTTTGGACAAAAAATCACCCTCCTCTTGGCACTGCTTATGACTTAAAGGAATCATTTTTGGATATTTGGGATTGTGATAACAGACAGACGGCATTTCTTAAATACAACGAATGGAAAGTTAAAATACCAACTGAACTGCAATCCGCTTTTGAACCACTTACAATGGCTATGAAGTACTGGGAAGAGGAAATATTCGCCTGCTTCGAACATCGCATTTCAGATGCTTATACGGAATCTCTAAATAGCCTTATTCGAGTCATTAATCATTTAGGCAGAGGATACTCTTTTGAAGCCTTACGAGCCAAAATACTCTTTACAGAGGAACTTAAAAAGCAGCGTATGCCTAAGTACCAGAGACGGTTTGACAGCTACGATCTACGGGAGGATAACTTCCCGATGTTTAATATGCCGCCTATTGAAGTTGTTCGAGAGCCAGAAGAAATAATCTTCCTGGGCGTCGATTTTTCCACCTTGATCGAGAAATTGGAGAAGGACCAGCTATAA
- a CDS encoding MFS transporter yields the protein MIKLTALFFLIMFVIGTDTFLISPLIPTLQDLFHIPTEYSGWMVGSYALGYAIFALIAGPLSDGWDRKKVMLSGMVCFSVSTILCGFATGFWSMFFFRFLAGVSAAFTAPQVWASIPALFPTSKIAKVSGIVMAGLASSQAFGIPIGSLLASTHWSYPFFTIGACALLVAVFIFYALPEMKPNQSPKTKTPMFSRYLPLLNSRMARRAFLAHFLFQCGFFAAFSFIGKWVTDRFHLSIDQAGYVMFFLGLGNIVGSFGGAYVIKTLNRFNTLVVGFLVSIACFMVLPHLPSVAVFESVYFFIFVNMGIAFPLILGMLNSLNPTIRGTISSLANSIMYAATTLGSWIAGLIYATFNGFSAVGMFAAICFAGSLLSFIFSGILTSHTKTKKEFAS from the coding sequence ATGATCAAATTAACTGCTTTATTTTTCCTGATCATGTTTGTTATCGGTACGGATACGTTTTTGATTTCTCCGCTCATCCCCACTCTTCAGGACTTGTTTCATATCCCGACCGAATATTCGGGTTGGATGGTGGGGTCTTATGCTTTAGGTTATGCCATTTTTGCACTAATTGCTGGACCGCTTTCCGATGGTTGGGATCGTAAAAAAGTCATGCTTTCCGGCATGGTCTGCTTCTCGGTTTCAACGATATTATGCGGCTTTGCCACAGGTTTTTGGTCGATGTTCTTCTTCCGTTTTTTAGCCGGAGTCAGCGCAGCTTTTACGGCGCCTCAAGTCTGGGCCTCCATCCCCGCTCTGTTTCCAACCTCAAAAATCGCCAAAGTATCGGGAATCGTCATGGCAGGCTTGGCTTCATCCCAAGCGTTCGGCATCCCTATTGGAAGCCTGCTTGCCTCCACCCATTGGTCTTATCCCTTTTTTACGATCGGAGCATGTGCATTACTGGTTGCGGTATTTATCTTCTATGCTTTACCCGAAATGAAGCCGAATCAAAGCCCAAAAACAAAGACTCCGATGTTCAGCAGATACCTCCCCCTATTGAATAGCCGTATGGCGAGAAGGGCTTTCCTCGCTCATTTCTTATTTCAATGTGGATTTTTTGCTGCCTTTTCTTTCATTGGAAAATGGGTGACGGATCGCTTTCACCTTTCCATTGATCAAGCAGGGTACGTGATGTTTTTTCTTGGTCTCGGGAATATCGTCGGGAGCTTCGGCGGTGCCTATGTGATCAAAACGTTAAACCGTTTCAATACGCTGGTTGTGGGCTTTCTTGTCTCTATCGCATGTTTTATGGTCTTGCCTCACTTGCCATCGGTTGCGGTTTTCGAAAGTGTTTACTTTTTCATATTCGTTAATATGGGGATCGCTTTTCCCCTAATATTGGGAATGCTGAATTCATTAAATCCGACCATCCGCGGCACGATCTCCAGCTTGGCCAATTCAATCATGTACGCTGCGACCACGCTCGGTTCTTGGATCGCAGGCCTGATTTACGCGACTTTTAACGGTTTTTCCGCCGTAGGCATGTTTGCGGCCATATGCTTTGCCGGTTCGTTGTTATCTTTCATATTCAGCGGTATTCTGACCAGTCATACGAAAACAAAGAAGGAGTTTGCATCATAA
- a CDS encoding metalloregulator ArsR/SmtB family transcription factor — translation MTTQKMINDELRVKIFKALADETRLDIIRALYTSRKEMNCGEVGDIRDTTKSNTSYHLRALKEAKLIKVRKEAQTKYMSIDLETFQTYLPGFLDTL, via the coding sequence ATGACTACTCAAAAAATGATAAATGATGAACTCAGAGTCAAAATATTCAAGGCATTAGCCGATGAAACAAGATTGGACATCATACGAGCTCTATACACCAGCAGGAAGGAGATGAATTGTGGAGAAGTAGGAGACATTCGCGATACTACGAAATCGAATACTTCGTATCACTTGCGTGCTTTAAAGGAGGCGAAATTGATCAAGGTACGAAAAGAAGCCCAAACGAAGTATATGAGCATCGATTTGGAGACATTTCAAACTTACTTACCCGGATTTCTGGATACATTGTAG
- a CDS encoding glycosyl hydrolase: MKNRLKKASAMMLAITLLFGWMTVPVHADDPPLFTIESENAQLTSDLQVVTEIYGQPKPGFSGTGFVWMQNSGTITFTVTVPETGMYAISTRYMQELSPDGRLQYLTVNGITKGSYMLPYTTAWSNYDFGFHKLNKGSNTIQVKAGWGFAYFDTFTVDHADLDPLDVQPVLTDPAATPETQLLMNYLTEVYGNHIISGQQEIYGGGNDGNTELEFEWIHDLSGKYPAIRGFDFMNYNPLYGWEDGTTARMIDWVNTRGGIATASWHINVPRKFDTYQLGDFVDWKEATYKPTETNFNTANAVIPGTKEYQYVMLTIEDLAEHLQILQDNDVPVIFRPYHEAEGNGGLNGEGAWFWWASAGADVYKQLWDLLYTELTETYDLHNLIWTYNSYVYSTSPAWYPGDDKVDLVGYDKYNTIYNRYDGLSGVPNEDAITSIFYQLVDLTDGKKMVAMTENDTVPSVQNLTEEKSGWLYFCPWYGEHLMSPAFNDPATLKTLYQSDYVITLDELPDLKVDAGTPSASITPAHVEFDKYAPHQSDQTITVNANGNTLTALRSGTNALTAAQDYTLNGSTLLLKKEFLSQLPVGQHSIILDFNQGQDPVLKVSIIDSTPSASLSLTNATFDQAVNLQQDIPLTLTLNGHQLTSITNGNYTLIPGQDYTASNASVVLNKGYLSSLPLGQNTITFHFSGGNDAILTVNVVDSSVPAAKGDLTIQAFNGNTSASTNGISPKFKLINSGNSAISLNDVKLRYYYTIDGEEDQNFWSDWASIGSANVTSKFVKLAAPAAGADHYLEVGFTTAAGTLAPGQSAEIQTRFSKTDWSNYNQADDYSFQASESQFANHEQVTGYLNDQLVWGIEP; encoded by the coding sequence ATGAAAAATCGGCTCAAAAAGGCAAGCGCAATGATGTTGGCCATTACCCTGTTGTTTGGATGGATGACCGTGCCTGTTCATGCAGATGATCCTCCACTCTTCACGATTGAAAGCGAAAACGCTCAGCTCACGTCCGATCTGCAAGTCGTCACTGAAATTTACGGACAACCCAAACCCGGATTCTCCGGGACGGGATTTGTCTGGATGCAAAATTCCGGCACGATCACCTTTACCGTGACTGTTCCGGAAACAGGCATGTACGCGATCTCCACTCGATACATGCAGGAATTGAGCCCTGACGGCAGGCTCCAATATTTGACCGTTAACGGTATCACCAAAGGATCTTACATGCTGCCCTACACGACTGCATGGTCGAATTACGATTTTGGGTTTCACAAGCTGAATAAGGGAAGCAATACCATACAAGTCAAGGCAGGCTGGGGCTTCGCTTATTTTGACACTTTCACTGTGGATCATGCCGATCTTGATCCGCTGGATGTGCAGCCTGTCCTCACCGATCCTGCGGCCACGCCGGAAACCCAGCTTCTGATGAATTATTTGACAGAGGTGTACGGCAACCATATCATTTCAGGCCAACAAGAGATTTACGGGGGCGGAAATGACGGAAATACCGAGCTGGAGTTCGAATGGATCCACGATCTTTCCGGAAAGTATCCGGCCATTCGCGGCTTCGATTTCATGAACTACAATCCGTTGTATGGCTGGGAAGACGGCACAACCGCTCGCATGATCGATTGGGTGAATACCCGCGGCGGGATCGCGACAGCTTCATGGCATATCAATGTCCCCCGCAAATTCGACACCTATCAACTCGGGGATTTCGTGGATTGGAAAGAAGCGACCTACAAACCGACCGAAACCAATTTTAATACGGCCAATGCGGTCATTCCCGGAACGAAAGAATATCAATATGTGATGCTGACCATTGAAGATTTGGCGGAACATCTGCAGATTTTGCAGGACAACGACGTGCCCGTTATTTTCCGTCCCTACCATGAGGCCGAGGGCAATGGCGGATTGAACGGCGAAGGCGCGTGGTTCTGGTGGGCTTCGGCAGGCGCGGACGTATATAAACAGCTGTGGGACCTTCTTTATACCGAGCTTACGGAGACGTATGACTTGCACAACTTGATCTGGACCTACAACAGCTACGTGTACAGCACTTCTCCCGCATGGTATCCCGGCGACGACAAGGTGGATCTCGTCGGTTATGATAAATACAATACGATCTACAATCGTTATGACGGTTTGTCCGGCGTACCCAACGAAGATGCCATTACTTCGATTTTCTATCAGCTTGTTGATTTGACGGACGGCAAAAAAATGGTGGCCATGACGGAGAACGACACCGTACCGAGCGTACAGAATCTGACGGAGGAAAAGTCAGGATGGCTCTACTTCTGTCCATGGTACGGCGAGCATTTGATGAGCCCTGCCTTTAACGATCCGGCCACGCTGAAAACGCTTTATCAAAGTGACTATGTCATTACGCTGGATGAGCTGCCCGATTTAAAGGTTGACGCAGGAACGCCAAGCGCTTCCATCACTCCTGCACATGTTGAATTTGATAAATACGCGCCCCACCAGAGTGACCAAACCATTACCGTGAATGCCAACGGCAATACGTTGACCGCTCTCCGGTCAGGTACGAATGCATTGACGGCAGCGCAGGATTATACGTTAAATGGCAGCACGCTGCTGCTAAAAAAAGAGTTTTTGTCCCAATTGCCGGTTGGCCAGCATTCGATCATTTTGGATTTTAATCAAGGGCAAGATCCTGTATTAAAAGTCAGCATTATCGATTCAACGCCAAGCGCTTCGCTTTCGCTCACGAATGCGACATTTGATCAAGCCGTGAACTTGCAGCAGGATATTCCCCTTACCCTGACGTTAAACGGGCATCAACTGACAAGCATCACAAACGGTAATTATACGCTTATACCGGGACAGGATTATACGGCATCCAACGCTTCCGTCGTTCTGAACAAAGGTTACCTTTCCTCATTGCCGCTGGGTCAAAATACGATCACCTTTCATTTCAGCGGAGGAAATGATGCCATTCTTACCGTGAATGTGGTAGACAGCAGTGTTCCTGCGGCCAAAGGAGATTTAACGATTCAAGCCTTTAACGGCAACACAAGTGCCTCTACGAACGGGATCTCTCCCAAATTCAAACTCATTAACTCCGGGAATTCAGCGATTTCATTGAATGACGTGAAGCTGCGGTACTATTACACGATTGACGGCGAAGAAGATCAGAACTTCTGGAGCGACTGGGCCAGTATCGGAAGCGCAAACGTGACGAGCAAATTCGTCAAACTGGCAGCTCCGGCGGCCGGGGCAGACCACTATCTGGAAGTTGGTTTCACAACTGCGGCCGGGACGCTGGCTCCTGGCCAGAGTGCCGAAATTCAAACCCGGTTCTCCAAAACCGATTGGTCCAATTACAATCAGGCTGACGACTACTCGTTCCAGGCATCCGAAAGCCAGTTCGCAAACCATGAGCAGGTTACCGGATATCTGAACGACCAGCTTGTATGGGGCATTGAGCCGTAG
- a CDS encoding metalloregulator ArsR/SmtB family transcription factor, with protein MSGNSPGMDIATLTALAEANRLNIVQLLRNGPLPVGEIADRLGIRQPQASKHLKVLSDSGIVEVRADGNRRIYALRSEPFQAMDFWVQSFRHIMEERLDNLDNYLREIQNKKK; from the coding sequence ATGTCCGGAAATAGCCCGGGAATGGACATAGCAACATTGACTGCGTTAGCTGAGGCGAATCGGTTGAATATTGTCCAATTGTTGCGCAATGGTCCGCTGCCAGTTGGCGAAATCGCTGATCGTCTGGGCATTCGCCAACCACAAGCTTCGAAACATTTGAAAGTGTTAAGCGATAGCGGAATCGTGGAAGTGCGTGCCGATGGAAACCGAAGGATCTATGCGCTTCGATCGGAACCTTTTCAAGCGATGGATTTTTGGGTACAATCCTTCCGGCATATTATGGAAGAACGTTTGGATAATTTGGACAACTATTTGCGCGAAATTCAAAACAAGAAAAAATAA
- a CDS encoding SRPBCC domain-containing protein, with the protein MPDNKMVSNVEEGRILVLERVFDAPRELVFQMFKEPEHLKRWWGPRGWEIPVCTVDFRPGGAWHYCMKCVDPNQGEFYGMEAWGKAVYKEIVEPERIIYNDYFTDAEGNVNDDLPSSLITMEFIDLGGKTRLVNRSEFVSAEALQIVMDMGMLQGITETWDRLSELLEGELK; encoded by the coding sequence ATGCCCGACAACAAAATGGTTTCGAATGTAGAGGAAGGACGCATCCTGGTGCTGGAACGCGTATTCGATGCGCCGCGCGAACTCGTATTTCAAATGTTCAAAGAGCCGGAACATCTCAAACGCTGGTGGGGACCGAGGGGTTGGGAAATACCGGTTTGCACCGTCGATTTCCGTCCCGGCGGCGCGTGGCATTACTGCATGAAGTGCGTCGATCCGAATCAAGGTGAGTTTTACGGCATGGAAGCTTGGGGCAAAGCCGTTTATAAGGAAATCGTTGAGCCTGAGCGAATCATCTACAACGATTATTTCACGGATGCCGAGGGCAATGTTAACGACGACCTGCCATCTTCCCTGATTACGATGGAATTTATCGATTTGGGCGGCAAAACCAGGCTGGTGAACCGTTCTGAATTCGTGTCCGCAGAGGCGCTTCAAATCGTGATGGATATGGGCATGCTGCAAGGAATCACGGAAACATGGGATCGCTTGAGCGAATTGTTGGAAGGAGAGCTTAAATAA
- a CDS encoding VOC family protein — MINQLGQVMLYVNNQDECKAFWTEKLGFEVISEEVSGPMRWIEVAPKGAATSIVLHNKELVAEMNPEMNLGTPSLMFYTEQFDQLYRDLADKSVTVGEIVELPAGRVFNFADQEQNYFAVMEKK; from the coding sequence ATGATTAATCAACTTGGGCAAGTGATGTTATATGTCAACAATCAGGATGAATGCAAAGCATTTTGGACCGAAAAACTGGGGTTCGAGGTCATCTCCGAAGAAGTTAGCGGCCCCATGAGATGGATTGAAGTGGCTCCAAAGGGGGCGGCAACCAGCATTGTTCTTCACAATAAAGAACTCGTTGCCGAAATGAACCCCGAGATGAATCTGGGAACGCCTTCTCTCATGTTTTATACGGAACAATTCGACCAGTTGTACCGTGACTTGGCAGACAAAAGCGTAACCGTTGGCGAAATCGTGGAGCTTCCCGCAGGCAGAGTCTTTAACTTTGCAGATCAAGAGCAGAACTACTTCGCCGTCATGGAAAAGAAATAG
- a CDS encoding response regulator has product MYKLMIVDDELLMRVGIRSMLDWEEHGFYVVGEAANGKEALELALDVSPDLIITDIKMPVMDGLQLIQKAADALKTCKYVILSNFDELHYVKEALKLGASDYLIKSEITETTLAELLASIRQKLRKEFGSQAGMPVNPHTYTQSLNHLKDTFFHDLVSGFIEEGDIAAKAEELRVRVRSDKLVVIKFIVNYYEDTKKKYVEKGEKLLRFSILNIMEEIIPSRWEKEIVVDSSSEYWVIVNIPPDRASVGADIRKLCDKLLSSIKDLMNVTLTAGVSTAVTGFGSIRKAYQEAESALRQGFYAGSKQVLFYEDVVHAPPRKEVNAILNAQQEQDFLKIWISKDEKKAGAFLEAVRSELEALHADENSIRENYILVMEMIHAHVSRTAQRTQPAFAEKSPYETVLKGECWDDIHQALLAQIGIYFKADSRVMQERTYADLAIEIIDKYYAEDISLHSVANQINVNPSYLSRMFKQEKGENFISYLTRVRIECAKSYLMSREWRVYEIADKVGYHNYTYFSKIFKKTVGVSPEEYREMQQGSHVIRE; this is encoded by the coding sequence ATGTATAAATTGATGATCGTCGATGACGAATTGCTGATGCGAGTTGGCATTCGTTCCATGCTTGATTGGGAGGAACACGGATTTTATGTCGTTGGTGAAGCGGCGAATGGAAAGGAAGCGCTGGAACTTGCGCTGGACGTTTCGCCCGATCTCATCATCACGGATATCAAAATGCCTGTCATGGACGGGCTGCAGCTTATTCAAAAGGCCGCTGACGCTTTAAAAACCTGCAAGTATGTCATTTTGAGCAATTTTGACGAGCTTCATTATGTGAAAGAGGCGTTGAAGTTAGGTGCCTCCGATTATTTGATCAAAAGCGAGATCACAGAGACCACGCTCGCAGAACTGCTTGCTTCGATTCGTCAGAAGCTGCGGAAGGAGTTTGGAAGCCAAGCCGGAATGCCCGTCAATCCACATACGTACACGCAGAGTCTCAACCATCTAAAGGATACGTTTTTTCATGATCTTGTAAGCGGATTCATAGAGGAGGGGGATATTGCCGCGAAGGCCGAAGAGCTGCGTGTACGCGTGAGATCGGACAAGTTGGTGGTCATCAAGTTTATCGTAAACTATTACGAGGATACAAAGAAGAAATATGTCGAGAAGGGGGAAAAGCTGCTCCGTTTTTCCATTCTAAATATTATGGAGGAGATCATTCCATCCAGGTGGGAGAAGGAGATCGTCGTTGATAGTTCATCTGAATATTGGGTCATCGTCAACATTCCTCCGGATCGTGCATCAGTAGGTGCCGATATCAGGAAACTGTGCGACAAGCTGCTTTCTTCCATCAAAGATTTGATGAATGTAACGCTCACGGCTGGCGTAAGCACTGCCGTAACGGGTTTCGGCAGCATCAGAAAGGCGTATCAGGAGGCGGAATCTGCTCTCCGCCAGGGATTCTACGCAGGCAGCAAACAGGTACTGTTTTATGAAGATGTGGTCCATGCTCCGCCCCGGAAAGAAGTGAATGCGATCCTGAACGCGCAGCAGGAACAAGATTTTTTGAAAATATGGATAAGCAAAGACGAGAAAAAGGCGGGGGCCTTTCTTGAAGCCGTCCGTTCGGAGCTGGAGGCGCTGCATGCGGATGAAAATAGCATTCGTGAAAACTACATCCTGGTTATGGAGATGATACACGCACATGTATCCCGGACTGCACAACGGACACAACCTGCTTTTGCAGAGAAGTCGCCCTACGAAACCGTCCTGAAAGGGGAGTGCTGGGATGATATTCATCAAGCTTTGCTGGCTCAGATCGGAATTTATTTCAAGGCCGATTCCCGGGTCATGCAAGAGCGTACCTACGCGGACCTCGCGATCGAGATCATCGACAAATACTATGCCGAGGACATTTCTTTGCACAGCGTAGCCAACCAAATCAACGTCAACCCGTCGTATCTTAGCCGAATGTTCAAACAGGAGAAAGGGGAGAACTTTATCTCTTATTTAACCCGGGTTCGAATCGAATGCGCAAAGAGCTATCTCATGAGCAGGGAATGGAGAGTTTATGAGATTGCAGACAAGGTAGGGTACCACAACTACACCTACTTCAGCAAAATATTCAAAAAAACGGTAGGCGTCAGTCCAGAGGAGTATCGAGAAATGCAGCAAGGCTCCCATGTGATTCGCGAATAG